Proteins from one Ranitomeya variabilis isolate aRanVar5 chromosome 1, aRanVar5.hap1, whole genome shotgun sequence genomic window:
- the LOC143794734 gene encoding olfactory receptor 10A7-like codes for MARKNETHITEFILLGLSSEFQPLLFGIFIIIYIFTLTGNSMIILIVSLDSHLHTPMYLFLRSLSLTEMLYTTVTVPRMLRDFLHKNKEISQISCAAQFYFFCCLGASECFILAFMAYDRYLAICHPLHYMTRMTKSKCLYFSLASWVTGLVLPLGNIIMVFGLPFCNSNIIDHFFCDILQVIHLACSEALPSTLVVIKLYVLIYTFLVIPLPFILILLSYTRIFISVLRIRSAAGRKKACSTCGSHLISVSLFFGSATITYLRTEAINTYGGPKVWSLFFLVFVPMLNPLIYSLRNNEVKRALQKFGQKVFSG; via the coding sequence ATGGCTAGAAAAAATGAAACACACATCACTGAGTTTATCTTGCTTGGACTGTCTTCTGAATTTCAGCCATTGCTGTTTGGAATATTTATAATAATTTACATCTTCACTTTGACAGGGAACTCAATGATCATTTTGATTGTGTCATTAGATTCCCATttacacacacctatgtatcttTTTCTGAGAAGTCTGTCCCTCACAGAGATGCTCTACACAACAGTAACTGTGCCCCGAATGCTCAGAGACTTCTTACATAAAAACAAAGAAATATCCCAAATAAGTTGTGCGGCACAGTTTTATTTCTTCTGCTGCTTAGGTGCCTCGGAATGCTTTATTCTTGCCTTCATGGCTTATGATCGATATTTAGCCATCTGTCATCCTCTTCATTATATGACAAGAATGACAAAAAGTAAATGTCTATATTTCTCACTGGCATCATGGGTGACTGGTTTGGTTTTGCCTTTGGGCAATATCATTATGGTCTTTGGGCTACCATTTTGTAATTCCAACATTATTGACCATTTCTTTTGTGACATACTACAGGTAATACATTTAGCATGTTCAGAGGCACTTCCTAGTACTTTAGTTGTCATTAAGTTATATGTATTAATATATACTTTTTTGGTCATACCTTTACCTTTCATACTCATTCTTTTGTCTTATACACGCATCTTTATAAGTGTCCTTAGGATACGTTCTGCAGCCGGACGTAAGAAGGCTTGCTCTACATGTGGCTCTCATCTTATATCTGTGAGTTTGTTCTTTGGGTCAGCAACCATAACCTACTTAAGAACAGAAGCTATTAATACTTATGGCGGGCCAAAGGTGTGGTCTCTTTTCTTTCTTGTTTTCGTGCCTATGCTAAACCCACTGATATATAGTTTGAGGAACAATGAAGTTAAAAGAGCTTTACAGAAGTTTGGTCAAAAAGTGTTTTCTGGataa